From Thermoplasmata archaeon, a single genomic window includes:
- a CDS encoding class I tRNA ligase family protein, which translates to MAFEYLDTLTERSVRLRPHGRPYVAAYVCGPTVYAPAHVGHGRTYLAFDIVRRYLRDAGVRTRHVMNVTDVEDKIDERARELGMTPMGLARQEERRFFRELDALHILPPTFAPRASAWVPRMVRIGRQLERRGYVERRGDSWWYSPPASHTRRNFKLAADVARHAVREPNGGDRGTRPDPRDFMIWRRQEAPVPTWSSPWGRGVPGWHLECYAMALHHLGVPVDYQGGGKDLVFPHHYAQNEIALALEGTPFARGFMHFGFVRDGGSKMSKSVGNLVSLGPATREYGASALRWYLLSRPYADPLDWSDRDAGRARAAYREIRRRIGRSVAGGASGTVSAAQASRFASEVARSIETNLGVDRAFERIRRWTDALGRAPRPYARAGDRSAVRAAYERVERLTGLELLGTR; encoded by the coding sequence ATGGCGTTCGAGTACCTCGACACCCTTACCGAGCGGAGCGTTCGGCTCCGGCCGCACGGGCGGCCGTACGTCGCCGCGTACGTCTGCGGCCCGACCGTCTACGCCCCCGCCCACGTCGGCCACGGCCGTACCTACCTCGCGTTCGACATCGTCCGCCGGTACCTGCGCGACGCCGGGGTCCGGACGCGTCACGTGATGAACGTCACGGACGTGGAAGACAAGATCGACGAGCGCGCCCGCGAGCTCGGGATGACCCCCATGGGACTGGCGCGCCAGGAAGAGCGTCGGTTTTTTCGCGAGCTCGATGCCCTCCACATCCTTCCTCCGACCTTCGCCCCCCGGGCGAGCGCGTGGGTGCCTCGGATGGTCCGTATCGGCCGGCAGCTCGAGCGACGCGGCTACGTCGAGCGTCGCGGCGACAGCTGGTGGTACTCGCCACCGGCGAGCCATACCCGACGCAATTTCAAGCTGGCCGCGGACGTGGCGCGCCACGCGGTCCGGGAGCCAAACGGAGGGGACCGCGGCACGCGCCCCGATCCTAGGGATTTCATGATCTGGAGACGTCAGGAGGCTCCCGTACCGACCTGGTCGAGTCCCTGGGGGCGGGGAGTGCCGGGCTGGCACCTCGAGTGCTACGCGATGGCCCTACACCACCTGGGTGTCCCGGTGGACTACCAAGGCGGCGGGAAGGACCTCGTCTTTCCCCATCACTACGCGCAGAACGAGATCGCCCTCGCGCTCGAGGGCACTCCGTTCGCGCGCGGGTTCATGCACTTCGGTTTCGTGCGCGACGGGGGCTCGAAGATGTCGAAGTCGGTCGGGAACCTCGTCTCCCTCGGGCCTGCGACGCGCGAATACGGCGCGTCCGCGCTCCGATGGTACCTGCTTAGCCGGCCCTATGCCGATCCGCTCGACTGGTCCGATCGCGATGCGGGACGGGCCCGGGCGGCATACCGGGAGATACGCCGCAGGATCGGACGCTCCGTCGCCGGCGGTGCGAGCGGCACCGTATCGGCGGCGCAGGCGTCGCGCTTCGCGAGCGAAGTGGCGCGGTCGATCGAGACGAACCTGGGAGTCGACCGCGCCTTCGAGCGGATCCGCCGATGGACCGATGCCCTCGGCCGAGCGCCTCGGCCGTACGCGCGTGCGGGCGATCGTTCAGCGGTGCGCGCGGCCTACGAGCGGGTGGAGCGCCTGACGGGCCTTGAGCTATTGGGTACCCGATGA
- a CDS encoding VOC family protein, which translates to MTLRYVGIRVTDLDRSVTFYREGLGLVETGRGSMNHGGRFVQLEDPESRQALELNWYPPGNRYATPFVPGEGLDHLGVEVPDLRAVWDRLLRLGAQVAIAPWIEVPYLIGFVTDPDGNWIEVQSPLPALPG; encoded by the coding sequence ATGACGCTACGCTACGTGGGCATTCGGGTGACCGATCTCGATCGCTCGGTAACGTTCTACCGGGAGGGCCTTGGCCTCGTCGAGACGGGCCGCGGATCGATGAACCACGGCGGGCGGTTCGTGCAGCTCGAGGACCCAGAAAGCCGGCAGGCGCTCGAACTGAACTGGTATCCTCCCGGCAACCGCTATGCCACGCCCTTCGTCCCCGGTGAAGGGCTGGATCACCTCGGAGTTGAGGTCCCGGATCTCCGGGCCGTGTGGGATCGGCTTCTGCGACTAGGCGCCCAGGTCGCGATCGCTCCGTGGATCGAGGTCCCGTACCTGATCGGGTTCGTGACGGACCCGGACGGCAACTGGATCGAGGTCCAGAGTCCGCTCCCCGCTCTTCCGGGTTAG
- a CDS encoding acetyl-CoA C-acyltransferase: protein MSSAVDRTVAIVGAIRTPIGRYGGSLRELSAVQLGTVAARSAIGKSGIPPADIEEVLYGHCIQAGAGQNPARQVLRGAGIPDSSGASTINMVCGSGMKALHLGYSEIRSGAAGRVLVGGMESMSRAPFLVDGEVRWGIKYGNRPFVDAMRNDALTDAYGEHEEMGLTGERIARKLGLSRVEIDAFGLRSHERALRATRDGTFASEIVAVPPGITPRSPGLDHDEGPRADTSMVALSRLKPAFRPDGVLTAGSSSSLADGGAALVLASAHEVEHRRLKPLAWIHSICVSGVDPSDVMESPIPTVGKHLAATGFAPEEFDRVEHNEAFASASIAVMRAFGFTERQFNVHGGAIALGHPIGMSGARIVITLVHEMVRSNTSLGLATLCMGGGNGLSVIVDRRGL, encoded by the coding sequence ATGTCGAGCGCGGTAGATCGGACGGTCGCGATCGTCGGCGCGATCCGCACCCCGATCGGGAGATACGGCGGCTCGCTCCGCGAGCTCTCGGCGGTCCAGCTCGGCACCGTGGCGGCCCGTTCGGCGATCGGAAAGAGCGGCATCCCGCCCGCCGACATCGAGGAGGTACTCTATGGGCACTGCATCCAGGCCGGTGCCGGCCAGAACCCGGCGCGGCAGGTCCTGCGGGGAGCGGGTATCCCCGATAGTTCCGGCGCCAGCACGATCAACATGGTCTGCGGCTCGGGCATGAAAGCGCTGCATCTCGGGTACTCGGAGATCCGGTCCGGGGCGGCCGGCCGGGTCCTGGTGGGCGGGATGGAAAGCATGTCGCGCGCTCCGTTCCTCGTCGACGGTGAGGTCCGTTGGGGGATCAAGTACGGAAACCGACCGTTCGTCGACGCGATGCGCAACGACGCGCTCACCGACGCCTACGGCGAGCACGAAGAGATGGGACTGACCGGTGAGCGGATCGCCCGCAAGCTCGGTCTCTCGCGCGTCGAGATCGACGCTTTCGGGCTGAGAAGCCACGAACGGGCGCTGCGCGCCACCCGCGACGGCACCTTCGCATCGGAGATCGTTGCCGTGCCACCGGGGATCACACCTCGGTCACCCGGACTCGACCACGACGAAGGTCCCCGGGCGGACACGTCGATGGTTGCGCTCTCTCGGCTCAAGCCCGCGTTCCGCCCCGACGGGGTCCTCACGGCGGGGAGCTCCTCCTCACTCGCGGACGGCGGTGCCGCGCTCGTGCTCGCGAGCGCGCACGAGGTGGAGCACCGCAGGCTGAAACCGCTCGCGTGGATCCATTCGATCTGCGTCTCGGGCGTCGACCCATCGGACGTGATGGAGTCCCCGATCCCCACCGTAGGCAAGCACCTCGCGGCGACCGGGTTCGCGCCGGAGGAATTCGATCGGGTCGAGCACAACGAGGCATTCGCGTCGGCGTCGATCGCCGTGATGCGCGCGTTCGGGTTCACCGAGCGTCAGTTCAACGTCCACGGAGGCGCCATCGCGCTCGGGCACCCGATCGGCATGAGCGGCGCCCGAATCGTGATCACGCTCGTCCACGAGATGGTCCGCTCGAACACCTCGCTCGGCCTCGCCACCCTGTGCATGGGCGGCGGGAACGGCCTCAGTGTGATCGTCGATCGGCGCGGGCTCTAA
- a CDS encoding DNA polymerase sliding clamp: protein MFKARIRTEVLRELVEVVSTLVSEVKLTISKDGLEVKAVDPSHVAMLVLKLDKGAFEEFTGEPTEIGVDIEKLKDVLRLSKPNDILDLQYDGGKSRLVVKVGKVTRHMSVIDPAGIADPKVPNVSPPAVAVVRMEEIRQGIRGSESISDHVTIAVDPEKFSLYSEAETDRVDLDLVKGGPGLSRLEVKEPVKSMYPLDFFSSMMKSITSAEEVTLHVGNEYPLKIEFTVAGGKGSGRFLLAPRVEED, encoded by the coding sequence ATGTTCAAGGCGCGCATCCGCACCGAGGTCCTCCGCGAGCTCGTCGAGGTCGTTTCGACCCTCGTCTCGGAGGTCAAGCTCACGATCTCCAAGGACGGTCTCGAGGTCAAGGCGGTCGATCCGTCCCACGTCGCCATGCTAGTGCTCAAGCTCGACAAGGGCGCCTTCGAGGAGTTCACCGGCGAGCCTACCGAGATTGGCGTCGACATCGAGAAACTGAAGGATGTGCTCCGGCTCTCCAAGCCGAACGACATCCTCGACCTCCAGTACGACGGGGGCAAGAGCCGCCTCGTCGTCAAGGTCGGGAAGGTCACCCGGCACATGTCCGTGATCGATCCCGCTGGGATCGCCGACCCCAAGGTGCCGAACGTGAGCCCGCCGGCGGTCGCGGTGGTCCGTATGGAGGAGATCCGCCAGGGGATCCGGGGAAGCGAGAGCATCTCCGATCACGTCACCATCGCCGTTGACCCGGAGAAGTTCAGCCTCTACTCGGAAGCGGAGACCGACCGGGTCGATCTCGATCTGGTCAAGGGCGGTCCGGGGCTGTCCCGACTCGAGGTCAAGGAGCCAGTGAAGAGCATGTACCCGCTCGATTTCTTCAGTTCGATGATGAAGTCCATCACCTCTGCCGAGGAGGTCACCCTCCACGTTGGGAACGAGTACCCGCTCAAGATCGAATTCACCGTCGCGGGCGGCAAGGGCTCCGGCCGGTTCCTGCTTGCTCCGCGGGTCGAGGAAGACTAG